The Brassica napus cultivar Da-Ae chromosome C7, Da-Ae, whole genome shotgun sequence genome has a segment encoding these proteins:
- the LOC106409101 gene encoding UPF0481 protein At3g47200-like: protein MVNLTNRPPPPPPPPPQFRSISSRSNLIQRLTRSQPVPRPPPPPSWPRPLRLISRPPPRPPPPRPRPPPPPPPFVPILPLPHLIISRRRRKLYHKRMLTWYLITLMMRQKLQTLNQKPEETREAWVISIKEKMDATLRVDATTSRDKLCIYRVPRYLQENDKKSYFPQTVSLGPYHHGKEHLLPMEHHKWRAVNMVMKRTKHSIEMYIDAMKELEEKARACYEGPIGWSSNKFAEMMFLDGLFILELFRGADNDKGFLVLGYGRNDPVFAMRGSMHSIQRDMVMLENQIPLFVLNRLLELQLGPEYQTGLVAQLAIRFFNPLMPTDKLATKTDQLEIKISLENDNFFNPIADKDKEELHCLDVFRRSLLRPSQKPEPRLSRTRWSWKRRAADKRQQQLIHCVTELREAGIKFKRRKTDRFWDIRFKNGYLEIPKLLIHDGTKSLFSNLIAFEQCHIDSNNDITSYIIFMDNLIDSAEDVRYLHYCGIIEHWLGTDSEVADLFNRLCQEVAFDLQDSYLSELSNKVDHNYNRKWNVMKATLKHKYFNNPWAYFSFIAAVILLLLTLFQSFFTAYAYIKPPS, encoded by the exons ATGGTGAATCTTACTAATCGaccgccgccaccaccacctccaccaccacaGTTCAGATCCATTTCGTCCCGGTCAAATTTAATCCAAAGACTAACAAGAAGTCAACCAGTGCCtagaccaccaccaccaccgtcaTGGCCACGACCACTGCGACTAATTTCACGACCCCCGCCACGACCACCACCACCTCGGCCACGACCACCGCCACCGCCACCACCATTTGTGCCGATTCTTCCTCTACCGCATTTAATAataagtagaagaagaagaaaattgtACCATAAACGCATGTTGACCTGGTACTTGATCACCCTCATGATGCGTCaaaaactccaaaccctaaatcagaaACCCGAAGAGACAAGAGAAGCATGGGTGATCTCGATCAAAGAAAAAATGGATGCAACACTTAGAGTCGACGCAACAACTAGCAGAGACAAGCTCTGTATCTATAGAGTTCCACGTTACCTTCAAGAAAACGACAAGAAGTCCTATTTTCCTCAAACGGTCTCGCTTGGTCCATACCACCATGGCAAAGAACATCTACTGCCTATGGAACATCACAAATGGCGTGCGGTCAATATGGTCATGAAACGCACCAAGCACAGCATCGAAATGTACATTGACGCCATGAAAGAGCTTGAGGAGAAGGCTCGTGCTTGTTATGAAGGTCCTATTGGTTGGAGTAGTAACAAGTTCGCAGAAATGATGTTTCTTGATGGTTTGTTTATTCTTGAGCTCTTCAGAGGAGCGGACAACGATAAAGGATTTTTGGTACTCGG GTATGGTCGTAACGATCCGGTCTTCGCAATGCGGGGGTCGATGCATTCGATTCAACGTGACATGGTAATGCTTGAAAATCAAATTCCTTTGTTCGTACTTAACCGGTTATTAGAGCTACAACTTGGTCCAGAATACCAAACCGGTTTAGTTGCGCAACTAGCAATTCGGTTCTTTAACCCGTTAATGCCAACCGATAAGTTAGCAACGAAAACTGACCAGCTAGAAATTAAGATCTCGTTAGAAAACGATAACTTCTTTAACCCAATCGCTGACAAGGACAAGGAAGAGTTGCATTGTCTAGATGTTTTCCGGCGAAGTTTGCTCCGGCCTAGTCAAAAACCGGAGCCGAGGTTATCACGAACTAGATGGTCGTGGAAAAGGCGTGCGGCGGACAAGCGCCAACAACAACTAATACACTGTGTGACGGAACTGAGAGAGGCTGGTATTAAATTCAAGAGAAGGAAAACCGACCGGTTTTGGGATATTCGGTTTAAAAACGGTTACCTGGAGATACCCAAACTACTTATCCATGATG gtaCCAAATCTCTCTTCTCCAATCTTATAGCTTTTGAGCAATGCCATATTGACTCAAACAACGACATAACATCCTACATAATCTTCATGGATAATTTGATAGACTCTGCCGAAGATGTTAGATACTTGCACTATTGTGGCATCATCGAACACTGGTTAGGAACTGATTCCGAAGTTGCAGATTTGTTCAACCGGCTATGTCAAGAGGTGGCTTTCGACCTCCAAGATAGCTATTTATCTGAATTGTCCAATAAGGTTGACCACAATTATAACCGAAAGTGGAATGTTATGAAGGCAACCTTGAAACACAAGTATTTCAATAATCCATGGGCATATTTCTCTTTTATCGCTGCAGTTATCTTGCTACTTCTCACATTGTTCCAGAGTTTTTTTACTGCTTATGCTTACATTAAACCACCTTCTTGA
- the LOC106407718 gene encoding UPF0481 protein At3g47200-like isoform X1, producing the protein MVAVFYKDMLSWYLLTLKIREKLETENQGSEPVNQDQNLLPLPEVTRSDQDQNNHNHDQTLSETGKIEVTKEIPKETRDDWAISITDKLEQADRDDDTTIWGKLCIYRVPYYLQENDNQSYFPQTVSLGPYHHGKKRLRSMDRHKWRAVNRILKRTNQSIKIYIDAMRELEEKARACYEGPLGLSSNEFVEMLVLDGCFVLELFRGAVEGFTELGYARNDPVFAMRGSMHSIQRDMIMLENQLPLFVLNRLLELQLGTKNKTGLVAQLAVRFFDPLMPTDEPMTKTDQSKLENYLAGDKAFDPFADMGELHCLDVFRRSLLRSSPKPEPRLSRRRWSRNTRVADKRRQQLIHCVTELKEAGIKFRRRKTDRFWDIQFNNGYLEIPRLLIHDGTKSLFLNLIAFEQCHIDSSNDITSYIIFMDNLIDSHEDVSYLHYCGIIEHWLGSDAEVANLFNRLCEEVVFDTEDSYLSRLSAEVNRYYNQKWNAWRAALKHKYFNNPWAVVSFCAAVILLVLTLCQSFYGVYAYYKPPS; encoded by the exons atggTGGCTGTCTTCTACAAAGACATGTTGAGCTGGTACTTACTCACCCTCAAGATCCGCGAAAAGCTTGAAACCGAAAACCAAGGATCCGAACCGGTTAACCAAGATCAAAACCTCCTCCCTTTACCTGAAGTCACCAGATCCGATCAAGACCAAAACAATCATAACCACGACCAGACTCTGTCCGAAACAGGTAAGATCGAGGTAACCAAAGAGATCCCAAAAGAGACACGAGATGATTGGGCGATATCAATCACTGACAAACTCGAGCAAGCAGATAGAGATGACGACACGACCATCTGGGGAAAGCTCTGTATCTACAGAGTTCCATATTACTTGCAAGAAAACGACAACCAATCGTATTTTCCTCAGACCGTGTCTCTCGGTCCGTACCACCATGGCAAGAAACGGCTTCGGTCCATGGACCGTCACAAATGGCGCGCGGTCAATAGAATCTTGAAACGTACGAACCAaagcattaaaatatatattgacgCAATGAGAGAGCTCGAGGAGAAGGCTCGAGCTTGCTATGAAGGTCCTTTGGGTTTGAGCAGTAACGAGTTCGTCGAAATGCTTGTTCTTGATGGTTGTTTTGTGCTTGAGCTCTTCAGAGGAGCCGTTGAAGGATTCACGGAACTCGG ATATGCACGCAATGATCCGGTTTTCGCGATGAGAGGATCGATGCATTCAATTCAACGTGATATGATAATGCTGGAAAATCAACTTCCTTTGTTCGTTCTAAACCGGTTACTAGAGCTACAGCTTGGTACAAAGAACAAAACCGGTTTAGTAGCGCAATTAGCAGTTCGGTTCTTTGATCCACTAATGCCAACAGACGAGCCAATGACCAAAACCGACCAGTCTAAACTCGAGAACTATCTGGCAGGAGATAAAGCCTTTGACCCATTCGCCGACATGGGCGAGTTGCACTGTCTTGATGTTTTCCGTCGAAGCCTGCTCCGGTCTAGTCCTAAACCGGAGCCGAGATTATCAAGAAGGAGATGGTCTAGGAACACGCGTGTGGCGGACAAGCGCCGACAACAGCTGATACATTGCGTGACGGAACTGAAAGAGGCCGGTATAAAATTCAGGAGAAGAAAAACCGACCGGTTTTGGGATATTCAATTCAATAACGGTTATCTAGAGATACCAAGGCTACTTATTCATGATG GTACGAAATCTCTTTTCTTGAACCTTATAGCTTTTGAGCAGTGCCATATTGACTCAAGCAATGACATAACGTCCTACATAATCTTCATGGACAATCTAATAGATTCTCATGAAGATGTGAGCTACTTGCACTACTGCGGTATTATCGAACATTGGCTAGGGAGCGATGCTGAGGTTGCGAATCTGTTCAACCGGTTATGTGAAGAAGTTGTTTTTGATACAGAAGATAGTTATCTATCTCGGTTATCAGCTGAGGTTAACCGTTATTACAATCAGAAGTGGAATGCTTGGAGAGCTGCCTTGAAACACAAGTACTTCAACAATCCATGGGCAGTTGTGTCTTTCTGTGCTGCAGTTATTCTACTAGTGCTCACATTGTGTCAGAGTTTTTATGGTGTCTATGCTTACTATAAGCCACCTTCTTAA
- the LOC106407471 gene encoding phosphatidylinositol 3,4,5-trisphosphate 3-phosphatase and protein-tyrosine-phosphatase PTEN2B-like isoform X1 yields METDHADSLPPKISEKDAGGETPRDSTSTEASTAKVEPRSKAEDEIVPCPPGSSPPSMFSSSALSSWAKSFNAADSGISAFTRFTSELGLHLPTKGSDEVGESPNIQVGGGALESLTKAVVDSSLGAVKAMQVKARHIVSQNKRRYQEGEFDLDMTYITENIIAMGFPAGDISSGLFGFFEGLYRNHMEEVIKFFETHHKDKYKVYNLCSERLYDASKFEGKVASFPFDDHNCPPIQLIPSFCQSAYTWLKDDIQNVVVVHCKAGMARTGLMICCLLLYLKFFPTAEEAIDYYNQKRCLDGRALTLPSQIRYVKYYERVQNQFGGKVPPERRCMLRGFRLINCPYWIRPAITISNHNGTLLVSSCLFYFFRIHFDNICSVFFYLTDILFSTKKHEKTKDLVPEDFWIKAPKKGVVVFAIPGEAGLTELAGDFKIHFQDSDGDFYCWLNTTLTDTRTMLKGIDFDGFEKRKLPAPGFHVEIVMAESDSSTQQRPQSSSGADSGKIKSKQSRDDDVFSDSDGEEEGNSKHTESNSTIEKTAGSVHQTSRDHQINEPPKTDDHSANKSSSSSGLYNNNPVQDDSLAVSNIKAIAADASVFSFGDEEEDYESD; encoded by the exons ATGGAGACTGATCATGCCGACTCTTTACCACCTAAGATCTCTGAGAAAGATGCAGGAGGAGAAACTCCTAGAGACTCCACTAGCACAGAAGCTTCAACTGCAAAGGTGGAGCCTCGGAGTAAAGCAGAGGATGAGATAGTTCCATGCCCGCCTGGTTCCTCGCCGCCGTCTATGTTTTCTTCCTCTGCTCTTTCTTCTTGGGCCAAGAGTTTTAACGCTGCGGATTCTGGGATTTCGGCTTTCACTAGGTTCACCTCTGAGCTTGGTCTGCATCTGCCAACGAAAGGGTCTGACGAGGTCGGTGAATCGCCGAACATACAAGTTGGTGGTGGTGCTCTTGAGTCGCTCACGAAAGCCGTGGTGGATTCGTCGCTTGGTGCCGTGAAAGCAATGCAGGTGAAAGCACGCCATATCGTCTCTCAGAACAAGAGAAGATACCAG GAAGGGGAGTTCGATTTGGACATGACATACATAACTGAGAATATAATCGCAATGGGGTTCCCAGCTGGTGATATAAGCTCTGGTCTTTTCGGATTTTTCGAG GGACTATATCGCAATCACATGGAGGAGGTGATCAAGTTTTTTGAAACTCATCACAAG GACAAGTATAAGGTCTACAACCTTTGTTCAGAGAGATTGTACGATGCTTCAAAGTTTGAGGGGAAG GTTGCATCTTTCCCGTTTGATGACCATAACTGTCCTCCAATTCAACTAATACCATCGTTTTGTCAAAGTGCATACACATGGTTGAAGGACGACATCCAGAATGTAGTGGTAGTTCATTGTAAAGCTGGTATGGCAAGAACCGGTCTGATGATTTGCTGTCTTCTTCTATATCTCAAG TTCTTTCCTACAGCAGAGGAAGCTATTGATTACTATAACCAAAAGAGATGTCTCGACGGGAGAGCTCTCACTCTCCCCAGTCAGATT CGATATGTCAAGTACTACGAACGTGTTCAAAATCAGTTTGGTGGGAAAGTTCCACCCGAACGAAG ATGTATGCTCAGAGGATTTCGCTTAATCAACTGCCCTTACTGGATCAGACCAGCCATTACCATCTCTAACCACAATGGTACATTGCTAGTTTCTTCttgtctcttttattttttccgGATACATTTTGATAATATCTGCTCTGTTTTCTTCTACCTAACAGATATACTTTTCTCAACAAAGAAACATGAGAAGACCAAGGACTTAGTG CCTGAAGATTTTTGGATTAAAGCACCGAAGAAAGGAGTTGTTGTCTTTGCAATACCTGGTGAAGCTGGTCTAACGGAACTAGCGGGCGACTTCAAAATCCACTTTCAAGACAGTGATGGAGATTTCTATTG TTGGCTTAATACTACACTGACTGATACCAGAACAATGCTGAAAGGTATCGACTTTGATGGCTTTGAAAAg AGAAAACTACCTGCTCCGGGGTTCCATGTCGAGATAGTAATGGCAGAATCCGACAGCTCCACCCAACAACGACCACAAAGCAGCTCCGGTGCTGATTCAGGCAAAATCAAGTCCAAACAGAGCAGAGACGATGATGTATTCTCCGACAGTGATGGGGAAGAGGAAGGAAACTCTAAACACACAGAGTCTAATTCAACAATCGAGAAAACCGCAGGCTCGGTGCACCAAACTAGTAGAGATCACCAGATCAATGAGCCACCAAAGACTGATGACCATTCTGCAAACAAGAGTTCATCGTCCTCGGGTCTTTATAATAATAATCCAGTGCAAGACGACTCATTGGCAGTTAGTAATATCAAAGCCATTGCTGCAGATGCATCGGTCTTCTCCTTTGGagatgaggaagaagactaTGAAAGCGACTGA
- the LOC106407471 gene encoding phosphatidylinositol 3,4,5-trisphosphate 3-phosphatase and protein-tyrosine-phosphatase PTEN2B-like isoform X2 — METDHADSLPPKISEKDAGGETPRDSTSTEASTAKVEPRSKAEDEIVPCPPGSSPPSMFSSSALSSWAKSFNAADSGISAFTRFTSELGLHLPTKGSDEVGESPNIQVGGGALESLTKAVVDSSLGAVKAMQVKARHIVSQNKRRYQEGEFDLDMTYITENIIAMGFPAGDISSGLFGFFEGLYRNHMEEVIKFFETHHKDKYKVYNLCSERLYDASKFEGKVASFPFDDHNCPPIQLIPSFCQSAYTWLKDDIQNVVVVHCKAGMARTGLMICCLLLYLKFFPTAEEAIDYYNQKRCLDGRALTLPSQIRYVKYYERVQNQFGGKVPPERRCMLRGFRLINCPYWIRPAITISNHNDILFSTKKHEKTKDLVPEDFWIKAPKKGVVVFAIPGEAGLTELAGDFKIHFQDSDGDFYCWLNTTLTDTRTMLKGIDFDGFEKRKLPAPGFHVEIVMAESDSSTQQRPQSSSGADSGKIKSKQSRDDDVFSDSDGEEEGNSKHTESNSTIEKTAGSVHQTSRDHQINEPPKTDDHSANKSSSSSGLYNNNPVQDDSLAVSNIKAIAADASVFSFGDEEEDYESD; from the exons ATGGAGACTGATCATGCCGACTCTTTACCACCTAAGATCTCTGAGAAAGATGCAGGAGGAGAAACTCCTAGAGACTCCACTAGCACAGAAGCTTCAACTGCAAAGGTGGAGCCTCGGAGTAAAGCAGAGGATGAGATAGTTCCATGCCCGCCTGGTTCCTCGCCGCCGTCTATGTTTTCTTCCTCTGCTCTTTCTTCTTGGGCCAAGAGTTTTAACGCTGCGGATTCTGGGATTTCGGCTTTCACTAGGTTCACCTCTGAGCTTGGTCTGCATCTGCCAACGAAAGGGTCTGACGAGGTCGGTGAATCGCCGAACATACAAGTTGGTGGTGGTGCTCTTGAGTCGCTCACGAAAGCCGTGGTGGATTCGTCGCTTGGTGCCGTGAAAGCAATGCAGGTGAAAGCACGCCATATCGTCTCTCAGAACAAGAGAAGATACCAG GAAGGGGAGTTCGATTTGGACATGACATACATAACTGAGAATATAATCGCAATGGGGTTCCCAGCTGGTGATATAAGCTCTGGTCTTTTCGGATTTTTCGAG GGACTATATCGCAATCACATGGAGGAGGTGATCAAGTTTTTTGAAACTCATCACAAG GACAAGTATAAGGTCTACAACCTTTGTTCAGAGAGATTGTACGATGCTTCAAAGTTTGAGGGGAAG GTTGCATCTTTCCCGTTTGATGACCATAACTGTCCTCCAATTCAACTAATACCATCGTTTTGTCAAAGTGCATACACATGGTTGAAGGACGACATCCAGAATGTAGTGGTAGTTCATTGTAAAGCTGGTATGGCAAGAACCGGTCTGATGATTTGCTGTCTTCTTCTATATCTCAAG TTCTTTCCTACAGCAGAGGAAGCTATTGATTACTATAACCAAAAGAGATGTCTCGACGGGAGAGCTCTCACTCTCCCCAGTCAGATT CGATATGTCAAGTACTACGAACGTGTTCAAAATCAGTTTGGTGGGAAAGTTCCACCCGAACGAAG ATGTATGCTCAGAGGATTTCGCTTAATCAACTGCCCTTACTGGATCAGACCAGCCATTACCATCTCTAACCACAATG ATATACTTTTCTCAACAAAGAAACATGAGAAGACCAAGGACTTAGTG CCTGAAGATTTTTGGATTAAAGCACCGAAGAAAGGAGTTGTTGTCTTTGCAATACCTGGTGAAGCTGGTCTAACGGAACTAGCGGGCGACTTCAAAATCCACTTTCAAGACAGTGATGGAGATTTCTATTG TTGGCTTAATACTACACTGACTGATACCAGAACAATGCTGAAAGGTATCGACTTTGATGGCTTTGAAAAg AGAAAACTACCTGCTCCGGGGTTCCATGTCGAGATAGTAATGGCAGAATCCGACAGCTCCACCCAACAACGACCACAAAGCAGCTCCGGTGCTGATTCAGGCAAAATCAAGTCCAAACAGAGCAGAGACGATGATGTATTCTCCGACAGTGATGGGGAAGAGGAAGGAAACTCTAAACACACAGAGTCTAATTCAACAATCGAGAAAACCGCAGGCTCGGTGCACCAAACTAGTAGAGATCACCAGATCAATGAGCCACCAAAGACTGATGACCATTCTGCAAACAAGAGTTCATCGTCCTCGGGTCTTTATAATAATAATCCAGTGCAAGACGACTCATTGGCAGTTAGTAATATCAAAGCCATTGCTGCAGATGCATCGGTCTTCTCCTTTGGagatgaggaagaagactaTGAAAGCGACTGA
- the LOC106407718 gene encoding putative UPF0481 protein At3g02645 isoform X2 encodes MVAVFYKDMLSWYLLTLKIREKLETENQGSEPVNQDQNLLPLPEVTRSDQDQNNHNHDQTLSETGKIEVTKEIPKETRDDWAISITDKLEQADRDDDTTIWGKLCIYRVPYYLQENDNQSYFPQTVSLGPYHHGKKRLRSMDRHKWRAVNRILKRTNQSIKIYIDAMRELEEKARACYEGPLGLSSNEFVEMLVLDGCFVLELFRGAVEGFTELGYARNDPVFAMRGSMHSIQRDMIMLENQLPLFVLNRLLELQLGTKNKTGLVAQLAVRFFDPLMPTDEPMTKTDQSKLENYLAGDKAFDPFADMGELHCLDVFRRSLLRSSPKPEPRLSRRRWSRNTRVADKRRQQLIHCVTELKEAGIKFRRRKTDRFWDIQFNNGYLEIPRLLIHDDSHEDVSYLHYCGIIEHWLGSDAEVANLFNRLCEEVVFDTEDSYLSRLSAEVNRYYNQKWNAWRAALKHKYFNNPWAVVSFCAAVILLVLTLCQSFYGVYAYYKPPS; translated from the exons atggTGGCTGTCTTCTACAAAGACATGTTGAGCTGGTACTTACTCACCCTCAAGATCCGCGAAAAGCTTGAAACCGAAAACCAAGGATCCGAACCGGTTAACCAAGATCAAAACCTCCTCCCTTTACCTGAAGTCACCAGATCCGATCAAGACCAAAACAATCATAACCACGACCAGACTCTGTCCGAAACAGGTAAGATCGAGGTAACCAAAGAGATCCCAAAAGAGACACGAGATGATTGGGCGATATCAATCACTGACAAACTCGAGCAAGCAGATAGAGATGACGACACGACCATCTGGGGAAAGCTCTGTATCTACAGAGTTCCATATTACTTGCAAGAAAACGACAACCAATCGTATTTTCCTCAGACCGTGTCTCTCGGTCCGTACCACCATGGCAAGAAACGGCTTCGGTCCATGGACCGTCACAAATGGCGCGCGGTCAATAGAATCTTGAAACGTACGAACCAaagcattaaaatatatattgacgCAATGAGAGAGCTCGAGGAGAAGGCTCGAGCTTGCTATGAAGGTCCTTTGGGTTTGAGCAGTAACGAGTTCGTCGAAATGCTTGTTCTTGATGGTTGTTTTGTGCTTGAGCTCTTCAGAGGAGCCGTTGAAGGATTCACGGAACTCGG ATATGCACGCAATGATCCGGTTTTCGCGATGAGAGGATCGATGCATTCAATTCAACGTGATATGATAATGCTGGAAAATCAACTTCCTTTGTTCGTTCTAAACCGGTTACTAGAGCTACAGCTTGGTACAAAGAACAAAACCGGTTTAGTAGCGCAATTAGCAGTTCGGTTCTTTGATCCACTAATGCCAACAGACGAGCCAATGACCAAAACCGACCAGTCTAAACTCGAGAACTATCTGGCAGGAGATAAAGCCTTTGACCCATTCGCCGACATGGGCGAGTTGCACTGTCTTGATGTTTTCCGTCGAAGCCTGCTCCGGTCTAGTCCTAAACCGGAGCCGAGATTATCAAGAAGGAGATGGTCTAGGAACACGCGTGTGGCGGACAAGCGCCGACAACAGCTGATACATTGCGTGACGGAACTGAAAGAGGCCGGTATAAAATTCAGGAGAAGAAAAACCGACCGGTTTTGGGATATTCAATTCAATAACGGTTATCTAGAGATACCAAGGCTACTTATTCATGATG ATTCTCATGAAGATGTGAGCTACTTGCACTACTGCGGTATTATCGAACATTGGCTAGGGAGCGATGCTGAGGTTGCGAATCTGTTCAACCGGTTATGTGAAGAAGTTGTTTTTGATACAGAAGATAGTTATCTATCTCGGTTATCAGCTGAGGTTAACCGTTATTACAATCAGAAGTGGAATGCTTGGAGAGCTGCCTTGAAACACAAGTACTTCAACAATCCATGGGCAGTTGTGTCTTTCTGTGCTGCAGTTATTCTACTAGTGCTCACATTGTGTCAGAGTTTTTATGGTGTCTATGCTTACTATAAGCCACCTTCTTAA